A window of the Lates calcarifer isolate ASB-BC8 linkage group LG18, TLL_Latcal_v3, whole genome shotgun sequence genome harbors these coding sequences:
- the LOC108888351 gene encoding serine/threonine-protein kinase 38-like, which produces MAMTGGTAAALPMSNHTRERVTVAKLTLENFYSTLLTQHEEREMRQKKLEKAMEEEGLPDEEKVMRRSQHARKETEFLRLKRTRLGLDDFESLKVIGRGAFGEVRLVQKKDTGHIYAMKILRKADMLEKEQVAHIRAERDILVEADGAWVVKMFYSFQDKRNLYLIMEFLPGGDMMTLLMKKDTLSEEATQFYIAETVLAIDSIHQLGFIHRDIKPDNLLLDSRGHVKLSDFGLCTGLKKAHRTEFYRNLTHNPPSDFSFQNMNSKRKAETWKKNRRQLAYSTVGTPDYIAPEVFMQTGYNKLCDWWSLGVIMYEMLIGYPPFCSETPQETYRKVMNWKETLVFPPEVPISERAKDLILRYCTDAENRIGAVSVEEIKSHPFFESVDWEHIRERPAAISIEIKSIDDTSNFDDFPESDILQPANATEPDFKSKDWVFLNYTYKRFEGLTQRGTIPTYMKAGKA; this is translated from the exons ATGGCCATGACGGGAGGGACTGCAGCTGCCCTTCCCATGAGCAACCACACCCGAGAGAGGGTGACTGTGGCCAAGCTGACACTGGAAAACTTCTACAGCACTCTGCTCACGCAGCACGAGGAGCGCGAGATGAG GCAGAAAAAGTTGGAGAAGGCAATGGAAGAAGAGGGTTTACCAGATGAGGAG AAAGTAATGCGACGCTCCCAGCATGCCCGTAAGGAGACTGAGTTTCTGCGACTGAAGAGGACACGGCTGGGTTTGGATGACTTTGAGTCCCTCAAAGTTATTGGACGAGGTGCTTTTGGAGAG GTGCGTTTGGTgcagaaaaaagacacaggCCACATTTACGCCATGAAGATTTTGAGAAAAGCAGACATGCTGGAAAAGGAACAG GTCGCTCATATCCGGGCAGAGAGGGATATTCTGGTGGAAGCAGACGGCGCCTGGGTGGTCAAGATGTTCTACAGCTTCCAGGACAAGAGGAACCTCTACCTTATCATGGAGTTCCTGCCTGGAG GCGACATGATGACCCTGCTGATGAAAAAGGACACTCTGTCTGAAGAGGCCACCCAGTTCTATATCGCAGAGACCGTTTTGGCCATCGACTCCATCCACCAGCTGGGCTTCATCCACAGAGACATCAAACCTGACAACCTGCTGCTGGACTCCAGG GGACACGTGAAGCTGTCAGATTTTGGCCTGTGTACGGGACTGAAGAAGGCTCATCGCACAGAATTTTATAGGAACCTGACACACAACCCTCCTAGTGATTTCT cctttcagAATATGAACTCTAAGAGGAAAGCAGAAACCTGGAAGAAGAACCGGAGGCAGCTG GCTTATTCCACCGTGGGAACGCCTGACTACATTGCTCCTGAAGTCTTCATGCAGACAGGATACAACAAGCTGTGTGACTGGTGGTCTCTGGGTGTCATCATGTATGAAATGCTCATTG GTTACCCACCCTTCTGCTCAGAGACGCCGCAGGAGACATACAGGAAGGTGATGAACTGGAAGGAAACTCTCGTCTTCCCACCTGAAGTCCCCATCTCAGAGAGGGCCAAAGACTTGATATTAAG GTATTGTACTGATGCTGAGAACAGGATTGGAGCtgtgagtgtggaggagatCAAGAGTCACCCGTTCTTTGAGTCGGTGGACTGGGAACACATCAG GGAGCGGCCAGCAGCCATCTCCATTGAAATCAAGAGCATTGACGACACCTCCAACTTTGATGACTTCCCTGAATCAGACATCCTTCAGCCAG CCAATGCGACAGAGCCAGACTTCAAGTCGAAGGACTGGGTGTTTCTCAACTACACGTACAAACGCTTCGAGGGTCTGACTCAACGAGGCACCATCCCCACATACATGAAGGCAGGGAAGGCCTGA
- the med21 gene encoding mediator of RNA polymerase II transcription subunit 21 isoform X2, producing the protein MADRLTQLQDAVNSLADQFCNAIGVLQQCAPPASFSNIQTAINKDQPANPTEEYAQLFAALIARTAKDVDVLIDSLPSEESTAALQAASLRQLEEENHEAAARLEDVVYRGDMLLEKIQSALADIAQSQLRTRNWRTKPVFTC; encoded by the exons ATGGCGGACAGGCTAACACAGCTTCAAGACGCTGTTAACTCG CTAGCAGATCAGTTTTGTAACGCCATCGGCGTCCTGCAACAATGTgctcctcctgcctccttcaGTAACATCCAGACGGCTATCAATAAGGATCAGCCCGCAAACCCAACCGAAG AATATGCCCAGCTATTTGCTGCCCTGATAGCCAGAACAGCCAAAGATGTGGATGTACTAATTGACTCTCTGCCCAGTGAGGAgtccacagcagctctgcag GCGGCCAGTCTACGGCAGCTGGAAGAGGAGAACCACGAGGCAGCAGCCCGTCTGGAGGATGTGGTTTACCGTGGCGATATGCTGCTGGAGAAGATCCAGAGCGCTCTGGCCGACATAGCCCAGTCTCAGCTCCGCACCCGAAACTGGCGCACCAAGCCAGTCTTCACCTGCTGA
- the med21 gene encoding mediator of RNA polymerase II transcription subunit 21 isoform X1 — protein sequence MADRLTQLQDAVNSLADQFCNAIGVLQQCAPPASFSNIQTAINKDQPANPTEEYAQLFAALIARTAKDVDVLIDSLPSEESTAALQKTWKREQLCLCEHRDEKRCKRAASLRQLEEENHEAAARLEDVVYRGDMLLEKIQSALADIAQSQLRTRNWRTKPVFTC from the exons ATGGCGGACAGGCTAACACAGCTTCAAGACGCTGTTAACTCG CTAGCAGATCAGTTTTGTAACGCCATCGGCGTCCTGCAACAATGTgctcctcctgcctccttcaGTAACATCCAGACGGCTATCAATAAGGATCAGCCCGCAAACCCAACCGAAG AATATGCCCAGCTATTTGCTGCCCTGATAGCCAGAACAGCCAAAGATGTGGATGTACTAATTGACTCTCTGCCCAGTGAGGAgtccacagcagctctgcag aaaacatggaAACGAGAACAgctttgtttgtgtgagcaCAGAGACGAGAAGAGATGCAAACGG GCGGCCAGTCTACGGCAGCTGGAAGAGGAGAACCACGAGGCAGCAGCCCGTCTGGAGGATGTGGTTTACCGTGGCGATATGCTGCTGGAGAAGATCCAGAGCGCTCTGGCCGACATAGCCCAGTCTCAGCTCCGCACCCGAAACTGGCGCACCAAGCCAGTCTTCACCTGCTGA
- the fgfr1op2 gene encoding FGFR1 oncogene partner 2 homolog: MSCTLSSPGMNCTLEKVLADAKSLVERLRNHDNAAEMLIEQTTSLNKRVEAMKQYQEEIDTLNQVARHRPRSSLVLGIQQENRQIRELQQENKELRTSLEEHQSALELIMTKYREQVFRLLMASKRDDPTIVTQLKEQHTTEMQAHIDKINEMASVMRKAIEVDEGRICEDEERIKQLELENSGLRELLGISREAFLVLKREDASESTSLSPLLTSADVSLRKS, translated from the exons ATGTCCTGCACTTTGAGTTCTCCAG gcATGAACTGTACCTTAGAGAAGGTTTTGGCAGATGCCAAATCTTTAGTGGAAAGGCTTCGTAACCATGACAATGCTGCTGAGATGTTGATCGAACAGACAACATCGCTCAACAAGCGAGTGGAGGCCATGAAACAG TACCAGGAGGAGATTGACACACTGAACCAGGTTGCACGACATCGGCCTCGTTCCAGTCTGGTCCTGGGAATCCAGCAAGAAAACCGTCAGATCAGAGAGCtccagcaggaaaacaaag AGCTACGAACGTCACTGGAGGAACACCAGTCTGCATTAGAGCTCATCATGACCAAATACAGGGAGCAGGTGTTCAGGCTCCTCATGGCAAGCAAGAGGGACGACCCCACCATCGTGACTCAGCTGAAGGAACAGCACACCACG GAAATGCAGGCACACATAGACAAGATCAATGAAATGGCATCTGTGATGAGGAAGGCGATAGAGGTGGATGAGGGGAGGATATGTGAAGACGAGGAGAGAATTAAACAGCTGGAG ctggAGAACAGTGGACTTCGAGAGCTGCTGGGAATCAGTCGCGAGGCTTTCCTCGTCCTAAAGCGAGAAGACGCATCAGAGAGCACGTCGCTGTCGCCGCTGCTGACCAGCGCGGACGTCAGCTTACGAAAAAGTTAG